The Stenotrophomonas maltophilia genome includes a region encoding these proteins:
- a CDS encoding SDR family oxidoreductase, translating to MRLNNKIALITGASAGIGRAAALRFAAEGAKLVLNARRPEPLQALAEQIRAAGGEVVVHAADVADPATAPALVDLARQSFGGLDIALNNAGMLGPGVPAAEFPVDAWREVMATNLDAAFHAARAQLPALLARGGGSLVFVGTFVGHTVGFPGMAAYASSKAGLIGLSQVIAAEYGARGVRSNVLLPGGTDTEMGRQAAPTGDARDFVRSLHALKRMAEPEEIANAALFLASDESSFVTGTAMRVEGGVSITRT from the coding sequence ATGCGCCTGAACAACAAGATCGCCCTCATCACCGGAGCCAGCGCCGGCATCGGCCGCGCCGCCGCGCTGCGCTTCGCCGCCGAAGGGGCGAAGCTGGTGCTCAACGCACGGCGGCCGGAGCCGCTGCAGGCGCTGGCCGAGCAGATCCGTGCCGCCGGCGGCGAGGTGGTGGTGCATGCCGCCGACGTGGCGGATCCGGCCACGGCCCCGGCACTGGTCGATCTGGCCCGGCAGTCATTTGGTGGCCTGGACATCGCGCTCAACAATGCCGGCATGCTCGGGCCGGGCGTGCCGGCAGCGGAGTTCCCGGTGGACGCCTGGCGCGAGGTGATGGCGACCAATCTGGATGCGGCCTTCCATGCCGCACGCGCGCAGTTGCCGGCACTGCTGGCGCGCGGGGGCGGCTCGCTGGTGTTCGTTGGCACTTTCGTCGGCCACACGGTGGGCTTCCCCGGCATGGCGGCCTATGCGTCGAGCAAGGCCGGGCTGATCGGCCTGAGCCAGGTGATCGCCGCCGAATACGGTGCGCGCGGCGTGCGCAGCAACGTGCTGCTGCCCGGTGGCACCGATACCGAGATGGGCCGGCAGGCGGCACCGACCGGCGATGCGCGCGACTTCGTGCGCTCGCTGCACGCACTGAAGCGCATGGCCGAGCCGGAGGAGATCGCCAACGCGGCGCTGTTCCTGGCCAGCGATGAAAGCAGTTTCGTTACCGGAACCGCGATGCGTGTGGAGGGCGGGGTATCGATCACCCGCACCTGA
- a CDS encoding NADP-dependent oxidoreductase, which yields MSDSLATSRIVLASRPQGAPSAANFRLEQAALPALGDGEVLLRNRYLSLDPYMRGRMDEGPSYAAPVAVGAVMEGQTVAEVLRSSAEGVAVGDLLLAPGGWQTHAVLPAKALGRRLDPAGLPLSTALGVYGMPGFTAYSSLHEIARLKPGETLVVAAATGPVGATVAQLAKLQGARVVAIAGGEAKRAYLQTLGVDVALDHRAADFADQLRAAVPAGIDVYFENVGGHVLDAVLPLLNDFARIPVCGTIATYNERGIEQPGPDRLPALFSQILRQRLTVRGFIVHDFNHLWPDFEREMRQWLREGRIQYREDVVEGLENAPEAFFGLLQGRNFGKLVVKLD from the coding sequence ATGTCCGATTCCCTCGCTACCTCCCGTATCGTGCTGGCCTCGCGTCCGCAGGGCGCACCAAGCGCGGCCAACTTCCGCCTGGAACAGGCTGCGCTGCCGGCATTGGGGGATGGCGAAGTGCTGCTGCGCAACCGCTACCTGTCGCTGGACCCGTACATGCGCGGACGCATGGACGAGGGCCCGTCGTACGCCGCGCCGGTGGCGGTGGGCGCGGTGATGGAAGGGCAGACCGTGGCCGAAGTGCTGCGATCCAGCGCCGAAGGTGTGGCGGTCGGAGATCTGCTGCTGGCGCCGGGTGGCTGGCAGACCCACGCAGTGCTGCCGGCCAAGGCGCTGGGGCGTCGGCTGGATCCGGCCGGACTGCCGCTGAGTACCGCGCTGGGGGTATATGGCATGCCCGGCTTCACCGCCTATTCCAGCCTGCACGAAATCGCCCGTTTGAAGCCGGGTGAGACGCTGGTGGTAGCTGCCGCGACCGGGCCGGTGGGCGCGACCGTCGCCCAGCTGGCCAAGCTGCAGGGCGCGCGCGTGGTCGCCATCGCCGGTGGCGAAGCCAAGCGTGCCTACCTGCAGACGCTGGGCGTGGACGTGGCGCTGGATCATCGCGCGGCTGATTTTGCCGATCAACTGCGCGCGGCAGTGCCCGCCGGCATCGACGTGTACTTCGAGAATGTCGGTGGCCATGTGCTGGATGCAGTGCTGCCGCTGCTCAACGACTTCGCCCGCATTCCGGTGTGCGGCACCATCGCCACCTACAACGAGCGGGGCATCGAGCAGCCCGGCCCGGACCGGTTGCCCGCACTGTTCAGCCAGATCCTGCGCCAGCGCCTGACCGTGCGTGGTTTCATCGTGCACGACTTCAACCACCTGTGGCCGGACTTCGAACGCGAGATGCGGCAGTGGCTGCGCGAAGGTCGCATCCAGTACCGCGAGGATGTGGTGGAAGGGCTGGAGAATGCGCCGGAGGCGTTCTTCGGGCTGTTGCAGGGGCGCAACTTCGGCAAGTTGGTGGTGAAGCTGGATTGA
- a CDS encoding helix-turn-helix domain-containing protein, protein MASAFGARLRRLREAKKLTLQQVADEVGCTKAYIWELEMKDGQRPSAERVQALARVLGVTMEDIMGEPIEQVPQASPEDVAFFREYAGMTDEEKDRYRQALKIMFPDKN, encoded by the coding sequence ATGGCTTCAGCGTTCGGAGCACGCCTGCGACGCTTACGCGAGGCGAAGAAATTGACCTTGCAACAGGTCGCCGACGAAGTCGGCTGTACCAAGGCGTATATATGGGAACTGGAGATGAAGGACGGCCAGCGTCCCTCCGCTGAACGGGTCCAGGCCTTGGCCAGGGTGCTGGGCGTGACGATGGAGGACATCATGGGCGAGCCCATTGAACAGGTTCCTCAGGCCAGTCCAGAAGATGTGGCCTTCTTCCGCGAGTACGCTGGAATGACGGACGAGGAGAAGGATCGTTACCGTCAGGCACTCAAAATCATGTTCCCCGACAAGAACTAA
- a CDS encoding ImmA/IrrE family metallo-endopeptidase, producing the protein MSSSQPLTGSIAASTVLRWLRAWHADGMPDAVDLEVVRQMLPETPYGKGVREIKAPMVLDINSCEGMLVRNPQDTAEWGIFYNGKANPERQRFTIAHELGHFILHRDQRQSFNCDKESVYSGADTIRVIEREADDFASNLLMPGDLLREWISNQRIDLHVLSALAKRFQVSFEALCIRFIKFTTQRAILVYWDNGFVKYEWRSSSAVKTRARIRRTDDPQEPLPGTLAADSTVEQEWDGTEMSAAIWCPEEAPHMKLREFKHSYTTGDRVLTLLLLESAEPRSWDRSWQDGESFDSFDQFVSNGQLPVR; encoded by the coding sequence TTGAGCTCATCCCAGCCCCTAACCGGTTCCATCGCGGCCAGCACCGTCTTGAGATGGTTGCGGGCGTGGCACGCCGACGGCATGCCGGATGCCGTGGATCTGGAAGTCGTCCGGCAAATGCTTCCAGAGACGCCTTACGGCAAAGGGGTGCGGGAGATCAAGGCCCCGATGGTGCTGGACATCAATAGCTGCGAAGGCATGTTGGTGCGCAACCCACAGGACACCGCAGAGTGGGGCATCTTCTATAACGGCAAGGCAAACCCCGAACGCCAGCGTTTCACCATCGCTCACGAACTGGGCCACTTCATCCTTCACCGCGATCAGCGGCAAAGTTTCAACTGCGACAAGGAAAGCGTGTACTCCGGCGCTGACACTATCCGTGTCATCGAACGTGAGGCGGACGACTTTGCCAGCAACCTGCTGATGCCTGGCGACTTGCTGCGCGAGTGGATCTCGAACCAGCGCATCGACTTGCATGTCCTGAGCGCCCTTGCCAAACGGTTCCAGGTGTCGTTCGAGGCGCTATGCATTCGGTTCATCAAATTCACCACGCAGCGGGCAATCCTTGTCTATTGGGACAACGGCTTCGTGAAGTACGAATGGCGCAGCAGCAGCGCGGTCAAGACGCGCGCCCGCATTCGGCGCACTGACGATCCGCAGGAACCATTACCCGGCACCCTGGCTGCTGATTCCACCGTTGAGCAGGAGTGGGATGGCACGGAGATGTCTGCCGCGATCTGGTGCCCGGAGGAGGCACCACACATGAAGTTGCGCGAGTTCAAGCACAGCTACACCACAGGAGATCGCGTCCTGACCCTTTTGCTACTGGAAAGTGCTGAACCACGGTCATGGGATCGGTCTTGGCAAGACGGCGAGAGCTTTGACAGCTTCGATCAGTTCGTCTCGAACGGGCAATTGCCAGTACGGTGA
- a CDS encoding OST-HTH/LOTUS domain-containing protein has translation MPIQPIDEELQTLQREVQRMLGRCLLRLQQYEQLMKAIVAHHEISASGSPLESNQAERIADAANKTLGTLVGTLLGTYVTSGDQDEVAEPDAPDNIISFKMKMSLRMSAEDFDTTQNDLKELVLLRNNLVHHFIDQHDLWSLDGCRGAQESLVAAYSRVDQHFEQLRGWAEHMDQARRLAAEFAQSDAFRDLVINGIAPDGSVDWPAAGIVRALREAADQLAVDEWTPVATAGRWIAERYPDQLPAKYGCSSWRQVVHESRLFELRYREVNGQRAAWYRPKET, from the coding sequence TTGCCGATCCAACCCATAGATGAAGAACTGCAGACCTTGCAACGCGAGGTGCAACGAATGCTGGGCCGTTGTCTCTTGCGTCTGCAGCAGTACGAACAGTTGATGAAGGCCATCGTGGCCCACCACGAAATCTCCGCGTCAGGATCACCCCTCGAATCGAACCAGGCGGAGCGCATTGCGGATGCCGCAAACAAGACTCTGGGTACGTTGGTTGGCACGCTGCTCGGAACGTATGTCACCAGCGGCGACCAAGACGAGGTCGCCGAACCAGATGCGCCCGACAACATCATCTCGTTCAAGATGAAGATGAGCTTGCGGATGTCTGCCGAGGATTTCGATACGACGCAAAACGATCTGAAGGAACTGGTTCTGCTGCGAAACAACCTGGTGCACCACTTTATCGACCAGCACGACCTTTGGAGTCTGGACGGATGCCGTGGTGCGCAAGAGTCCTTGGTCGCGGCCTACAGTCGCGTCGATCAACACTTTGAGCAACTGCGAGGCTGGGCGGAGCACATGGATCAGGCCCGTCGTCTGGCGGCGGAGTTTGCCCAGTCCGATGCCTTCCGCGATCTGGTGATCAACGGCATAGCGCCGGATGGCTCGGTGGATTGGCCCGCAGCCGGAATTGTTCGCGCATTGCGTGAAGCGGCAGATCAGTTGGCTGTCGACGAGTGGACGCCGGTCGCTACTGCTGGACGATGGATTGCAGAAAGGTATCCCGATCAACTGCCGGCCAAGTATGGGTGCAGCAGTTGGCGGCAGGTCGTGCACGAATCCCGCCTTTTCGAGCTTCGGTATCGGGAAGTGAATGGCCAGCGCGCGGCTTGGTATAGGCCCAAAGAGACATAG
- a CDS encoding DUF2924 domain-containing protein, giving the protein MTAHATSPTPASVAARVAAIPHLSMDDLWALWDDHFDERPNHHHRVWLESRLAYRMQERAFGGLKPSLRKKLEDVGETGILPKQLRGDSQRLLPGTVLTRIYDDIEHRVLVRGSNDFEYQGQRFKSLSAVAKRITGSHWSGPVFFGLKAPASKKGAA; this is encoded by the coding sequence ATGACAGCACACGCAACCTCACCAACGCCCGCCTCAGTCGCCGCCCGCGTCGCGGCTATTCCCCATCTTTCGATGGATGATCTTTGGGCTCTCTGGGACGACCATTTCGATGAACGGCCGAATCACCACCATCGGGTCTGGCTGGAAAGTCGCCTGGCCTACCGGATGCAAGAGCGCGCGTTTGGCGGTTTGAAACCGTCACTGCGCAAGAAGCTCGAGGATGTTGGCGAAACCGGCATCTTGCCCAAGCAACTGCGCGGCGATAGCCAACGCCTACTGCCCGGTACCGTCCTGACACGCATCTACGACGACATTGAACATCGTGTGCTGGTGCGCGGATCGAATGATTTCGAGTACCAGGGGCAACGCTTCAAGAGCCTGTCCGCTGTAGCCAAACGCATCACAGGCAGCCATTGGTCAGGCCCGGTGTTCTTTGGTTTGAAGGCACCTGCTTCGAAGAAGGGGGCAGCATGA
- a CDS encoding recombinase family protein, giving the protein MSSVRRNQIPAVTPKKRCAVYTRKSTDEGLDQEYNSLEAQRDAGLAFIASQRHEGWIAVDDGYDDGGYSGGNMERPGLRRLMIDIEAGKIDTVVVYKIDRLTRSLPDFAKLVEVFDRNGVSFVAVTQQFNTTTSMGRLTLNILLSFAQFEREVTGERIRDKIAASKAKGMWMGGVPPLGYDVVERKLVINEREAALVRDIFRRYAEHGSAARLVRELEIEGHTTKAWVTQSGRERLGRSIDQQYIFTLLRNRIYLGEICNHETWYSGQHDPIISQELWDAAHAFIERRKQAPREHRAKHPALLAGLLFAPDGQRMLHSFVKKKNGRQYRYYVPYLHKRRNAGASLAPHTPDVGHLPAAEIEDAVLAQIHAALSSPQMLIAVWRSCQQHPAGSTLDEAQVVVAMQRIGDVWSQLFPAEQQRITRLLIERVQLHGHGLDIVWREDGWIGFGADISTHPLIEESQERVEEALA; this is encoded by the coding sequence ATGAGCTCAGTGCGTCGAAACCAGATTCCCGCAGTCACGCCAAAGAAGCGATGCGCCGTCTACACACGCAAGTCCACTGACGAAGGCCTCGACCAGGAATACAACAGCCTCGAGGCACAGCGTGATGCGGGCTTGGCCTTCATTGCAAGCCAACGACATGAAGGCTGGATTGCCGTCGACGACGGATACGACGACGGCGGCTACTCGGGCGGCAACATGGAACGGCCCGGGTTGCGCCGCCTGATGATCGACATCGAGGCGGGGAAGATCGATACCGTGGTCGTCTACAAAATCGACCGCCTCACGCGCAGCCTGCCGGACTTCGCAAAGCTGGTCGAGGTTTTCGACCGCAACGGCGTCTCCTTTGTCGCGGTCACGCAGCAGTTCAACACCACCACATCGATGGGGCGATTGACGCTCAACATCCTTTTGTCATTCGCGCAGTTCGAACGCGAGGTCACCGGCGAACGAATCCGCGACAAGATCGCCGCCAGCAAGGCCAAGGGCATGTGGATGGGCGGAGTCCCGCCTCTTGGATACGACGTGGTCGAACGCAAGCTCGTCATCAATGAACGTGAAGCCGCGCTGGTGCGTGACATCTTCCGCCGCTATGCCGAGCACGGCTCGGCTGCGCGACTCGTCCGCGAATTGGAAATCGAGGGGCATACCACCAAGGCATGGGTCACCCAGTCCGGTCGGGAGCGATTGGGACGCAGCATCGATCAGCAGTACATCTTTACCTTGCTGCGTAACCGCATTTACCTCGGTGAAATCTGCAATCACGAGACGTGGTACTCGGGCCAGCACGACCCCATCATTTCTCAAGAATTGTGGGACGCGGCACACGCCTTCATTGAGAGGCGAAAGCAGGCACCGCGCGAACACCGAGCCAAGCATCCGGCACTGCTGGCGGGACTTCTGTTTGCACCGGATGGCCAACGGATGTTGCACTCCTTCGTCAAGAAGAAAAATGGTCGGCAGTACCGCTACTACGTGCCTTACCTGCACAAGCGGCGCAACGCCGGTGCCAGCCTGGCTCCACATACTCCGGACGTGGGCCACCTGCCAGCCGCCGAGATCGAAGATGCCGTGTTGGCGCAAATCCATGCTGCGCTCTCATCGCCGCAAATGCTGATCGCAGTGTGGAGATCCTGCCAGCAGCATCCGGCGGGGTCGACGTTGGACGAGGCACAGGTGGTGGTCGCCATGCAGCGCATCGGTGACGTTTGGTCGCAACTGTTCCCCGCCGAGCAGCAACGGATCACACGGCTGTTGATCGAACGCGTGCAACTACACGGGCACGGCCTGGATATCGTTTGGCGAGAGGACGGTTGGATCGGATTCGGTGCGGACATCAGCACGCATCCCTTGATCGAAGAGTCCCAAGAGCGTGTCGAGGAGGCTTTGGCATGA
- a CDS encoding helix-turn-helix transcriptional regulator encodes MQTPTSGIPRSPQQAINTMSPGDRRVLNENELAQRWGVSPKTLQRWRSEGRGPRYLKLSKRVGYPVDAILEFEREALHDSTSERAAV; translated from the coding sequence ATGCAGACACCAACCAGCGGTATCCCCCGGTCGCCACAGCAGGCGATCAACACCATGTCACCCGGTGATCGCCGCGTGCTCAACGAAAACGAGCTCGCGCAACGCTGGGGCGTTAGCCCCAAGACTTTGCAGCGCTGGCGCAGTGAGGGTCGCGGTCCACGCTACCTGAAGCTGTCCAAGCGTGTCGGCTACCCGGTCGACGCGATCCTCGAGTTTGAGCGCGAAGCGCTGCACGACTCGACATCCGAACGCGCGGCGGTTTGA
- a CDS encoding BRO-N domain-containing protein encodes MSAIIPFQFEAHAVRVQVDELGLPWFNATDVCDALEMGNPSQAIKSHVDAEDLQKLETLTAGGRQRQNHVNESGLYALILGSTKDAAKRFKRWITSEVLPAIRKTGGYSAATTMAALPAPTHDRVTAILLIGEAVAKVPGVKTGIAMAATLTCIQENTGLTTEVLRRALPAANEPICSLNATQLGKLLSRSAKATNQLLASGGLQFRNDRDEWELTEAGEAWAEAMPYSRNGHSGYQILWNPAVAEQLKEVA; translated from the coding sequence ATGAGCGCGATCATTCCCTTCCAGTTCGAAGCGCACGCCGTGCGCGTCCAGGTCGATGAACTCGGGCTGCCGTGGTTCAACGCCACCGATGTCTGCGACGCACTGGAGATGGGCAATCCGTCTCAGGCGATCAAGTCCCACGTCGATGCCGAGGATCTCCAGAAATTGGAGACCCTTACGGCGGGTGGCCGTCAACGCCAGAACCACGTCAATGAATCGGGCCTTTACGCCCTGATCCTCGGTAGCACCAAGGATGCCGCCAAGCGTTTCAAGCGCTGGATCACCAGCGAAGTGTTGCCTGCGATCCGCAAGACAGGCGGGTATTCGGCCGCCACCACGATGGCAGCCTTGCCCGCGCCGACCCACGACCGTGTCACGGCCATCCTGTTGATCGGCGAAGCTGTCGCCAAAGTGCCGGGCGTCAAGACTGGCATTGCGATGGCTGCCACGTTGACCTGCATTCAGGAAAACACCGGCCTGACCACGGAAGTGCTGCGCCGCGCTTTGCCTGCCGCCAACGAACCGATCTGCTCGCTCAACGCCACCCAGCTCGGCAAATTGCTGAGTCGCTCAGCCAAAGCCACGAACCAGTTGCTGGCATCTGGCGGCCTTCAGTTCCGCAACGACCGGGACGAGTGGGAGCTGACCGAGGCCGGTGAAGCATGGGCCGAAGCCATGCCGTACTCGCGCAACGGCCACAGCGGCTACCAGATCCTCTGGAATCCGGCGGTCGCGGAACAACTGAAGGAGGTGGCGTGA
- a CDS encoding ATP-binding protein — protein sequence MSLPIISAQQRLAERKGVKLLMLGKSGIGKTTRLKDLDPATTLFLDIEAGDLAVADWPGDTIRPASWPESRDFFVFLAGPDKSLPPESAFSQAHYDHVIEKFGNPTQLDSYQTFFLDSITQLSRQCFAWCKTQPGATSDRSGKPDLRAAYGLLGQEMIGALTHLQHARGKNVVFVAILDERLDDYNRKVFVPQIEGSKTSLELPGIVDEVVTLAEIKADDGSAYRAFITHTVNPYGFPAKDRSGRLDLLEPPHLGALIAKCAGQSPLPMPGCTGTPTTANTTESKE from the coding sequence ATGTCCCTCCCGATCATTTCCGCGCAGCAGCGCTTGGCCGAGCGCAAGGGTGTGAAGTTGCTGATGCTGGGGAAATCCGGCATCGGCAAGACCACCCGGCTCAAAGACCTCGACCCTGCCACCACCCTGTTCCTCGATATCGAGGCGGGCGATCTCGCCGTGGCCGATTGGCCGGGCGACACCATCCGCCCGGCATCGTGGCCGGAAAGCCGCGACTTTTTCGTGTTCCTCGCAGGCCCGGACAAGTCGCTGCCGCCGGAGAGCGCGTTCTCGCAGGCGCATTACGACCACGTCATCGAGAAGTTTGGTAACCCGACGCAGCTCGACAGCTACCAGACCTTCTTCCTCGACTCGATCACGCAGTTGTCCCGGCAGTGCTTCGCGTGGTGCAAGACGCAACCCGGTGCCACCAGCGACCGTTCCGGCAAGCCAGATCTGCGCGCCGCATATGGCCTGCTTGGCCAGGAAATGATCGGCGCACTGACCCATCTGCAGCACGCACGCGGCAAGAACGTGGTGTTCGTTGCCATCCTCGACGAACGTCTTGATGACTACAACCGCAAGGTGTTCGTGCCGCAGATCGAAGGCAGCAAGACCAGTCTGGAGCTGCCCGGCATCGTGGATGAGGTCGTGACGCTGGCCGAGATCAAGGCCGACGACGGCAGTGCCTACCGCGCCTTCATCACGCACACCGTCAATCCCTACGGCTTCCCGGCCAAAGACCGCAGCGGTCGCCTCGACCTGCTGGAGCCGCCGCATCTCGGCGCATTGATCGCCAAGTGCGCAGGCCAGTCGCCATTGCCCATGCCCGGCTGCACCGGCACCCCCACTACAGCAAACACCACCGAATCCAAGGAGTAA
- a CDS encoding DUF6511 domain-containing protein — translation MKCWVCKRQARGFGHTDNRHGVGHPRRYPIDWVFCSQRCQNAFHALYGNWLRVKEGRVDSTEVAMIDPSDVELAAMKKCLKAFGEAAGEIGFTKPLGDYSEAEAQQVIDAIVTCYTEAMVAHHEASKYPPVRGMTPAPDPLANPFADLEDDLPWEEPKGKKP, via the coding sequence ATGAAATGCTGGGTCTGCAAACGACAGGCCCGGGGATTCGGCCATACCGACAACCGTCACGGTGTCGGCCATCCCCGGCGCTATCCCATCGACTGGGTGTTCTGCTCACAACGCTGCCAAAACGCGTTTCATGCGCTGTACGGCAACTGGCTGCGGGTCAAGGAAGGTCGCGTCGACAGTACGGAGGTCGCCATGATCGATCCATCTGATGTCGAACTAGCAGCGATGAAGAAGTGCCTCAAGGCCTTCGGCGAGGCTGCGGGCGAGATTGGCTTCACCAAGCCGCTGGGCGACTACTCCGAAGCCGAGGCGCAGCAAGTGATCGACGCCATCGTCACTTGCTACACCGAGGCAATGGTCGCGCACCACGAGGCGAGCAAGTACCCACCGGTACGCGGCATGACGCCTGCGCCCGACCCTCTGGCCAACCCGTTCGCGGATCTGGAGGACGACCTGCCCTGGGAAGAGCCGAAGGGGAAGAAGCCATGA